Below is a genomic region from Fusobacterium sp..
CATGAATACCAAATTTTATATTTCTTCCAAAAGCTTCCCAAAATTCTATGTATTTATCTCTATCTGTCTTTAAAAGTTTTTCGAATTCATTTATTATTTTCTTTTCAAGATTTCTAGATATAGCTTGAAGTTCGCTATTTTGCTGTAAAATTTCTCTTGATATATTAAGGGAAAGATTATCACAATCTACAAGTCCCTTAATAAAACTAAAATATTCAGGAATCAGTTCATCACATTTATCCATTATAAATACATTTTTAGTGTAAAGTTGTAATCCTTTTTTATAATCTTTTGTATAGAAATCTATAGGAGCTTTTTTAGGAACATATAAAAGTGAAGTATATTCAATATTTCCTTGTATTTTTAGGTGAAAATGCATCATAGGATCTTCCCAGTCATGGAAATTAGATTTATAAAATTCATTATAATCTTCATCTTTTAAAGTTGATTTGTCAGTTTTCCATATAGGTTTTGTGGAATTAATTATTTCATCATTAAAATAGATTGGATATCTTACATAATCAGAATATTTTTTTACAAGATCTTTGATTTTCCAATCTTCAAGGAAACTATCATAATCTTCTCCAGATTTAATAGAAAGAGTTATAGAAGTTCCTCTTTTTTCAATTTCAATTTCTTCAATTTCATAAGAACCATCTCCAGAGGATATCCATTTAACGCCTTTATCAGAATAAGGAGATTTAGTAGTAAGAGTAATAGTATCTGCAGCCATAAATCCAGAGTAAAATCCTACTCCAAATTGTCCAATAATATCTATTTCATCTTTTGAAGTATTTTCTAATTTTTCTTTAAAAGCTTTAGAACCAGATTTAGCAATAGTTCCTATATTCTCAGATACTTCTTCGTAAGTCATTCCTATGCCATTGTCTGTTATTGTTAATTCTTTTTTGTCCTTATCAACAGATAATATTATTTTAAAATCTTTATTATCTTTTAATATTTCACTATCAGTAAGAGAATTAAATTTTAACTTATCAATTGCATCACTAGCATTTGATATAAGTTCTCTTAAAAATATTTCTTTATTTGTATAGATAGAATTTATCATTAAGTTAAGTAATTCTTTTGTTTCAGCTTGAAACACTTTTGATTCTTTTCTCATATTTTAAAATCCTCCTTTTAGCACTCTATAACTTATGTGGCTAATAATTATATACCATAAATCATTTTTCATGTCAATATAAAAATGAAAAAAGTTTTAGAATTTTAAAAAATAAAAGTCTAAAACTTAATTTATTTTATAATTTTATATTTGTAAATGTATTATGCAAGATTTAAAAAATGAGTTGATAAGCCAAAATAAACTACTAATGCACAAGCATCCACTATTGTAGTGATTAATGGACTTGCCATAATAGCAGGATCAAGTTTAAAAGCTTTTGCCATTATCGGAAGAACACCTCCAACAACTTTAGCTATTACAACTGTAAATAAAAGACTTGCACATACCACTAATGAAATTGTAAGACCAGCTCTATCTATAAAGTATATTCTCAAAAAATTTACAACAGCCAGTGTTACTCCAACTATTAGACTCACTCTAAATTCTTTCCAAAGTATCTTTCCAATATCCTTAAGCTGTATTTCCCCAAGTGCTATTCCTCTGATAATAAGAGTAGAAGATTGTGAACCAGCATTTCCACCAGTGTCCATCAACATAGGAATAAATGCAGCTAGAATAACAACTGATTGAAGTACTTCCTCATATCTTCTTATAATAATACCAGTAGCTGTAGCAGAAATCATAAGTACTAAAAGCCATATTATTCTATGTTTTGCAAGAGAGAATACAGATTCTTTAAGATATTCTTCATCTGATGGATTCATGGCAGCCATTTTTTGAAAATCTTCTGTATTTTCTTGATCAATAACATCCACAACATCATCAATAGTAATAATACCAACAAGTCGTACTTCATTATCGACTACTGGCATAGATGTGAGATCGTACTTTCTGAACTGGGAAGCAATGAACTCTTGATCATCAGTGGTAATAGCACTAATAACATTAGTTTCCATTG
It encodes:
- the htpG gene encoding molecular chaperone HtpG, with protein sequence MRKESKVFQAETKELLNLMINSIYTNKEIFLRELISNASDAIDKLKFNSLTDSEILKDNKDFKIILSVDKDKKELTITDNGIGMTYEEVSENIGTIAKSGSKAFKEKLENTSKDEIDIIGQFGVGFYSGFMAADTITLTTKSPYSDKGVKWISSGDGSYEIEEIEIEKRGTSITLSIKSGEDYDSFLEDWKIKDLVKKYSDYVRYPIYFNDEIINSTKPIWKTDKSTLKDEDYNEFYKSNFHDWEDPMMHFHLKIQGNIEYTSLLYVPKKAPIDFYTKDYKKGLQLYTKNVFIMDKCDELIPEYFSFIKGLVDCDNLSLNISREILQQNSELQAISRNLEKKIINEFEKLLKTDRDKYIEFWEAFGRNIKFGIHDMFGMNKDKLQNLLIFRNSLDEKYITLKEYTERMGDRKEILYVVGEDLATVTSLPKMEALKEKEIEVILLTDKIDEFALKTMIEYDGKSFKSINDSDFKIDDSKEKEEEIKKLSEENKTMLDKIKEALSNKIVDVELSSDLGKAASSLLAKGSVSLEMEKVLSQIPGNESIKAEKILALNPEHPVFKKLQSSENTEIFNDLLDVLYTEALILEGFQIENPVDFIKKLNNLIK
- the mgtE gene encoding magnesium transporter; this translates as MENVLFFLKNNQLAKLKESLMEENPVDIAEFLEDLTKEQSLKIFRILPKDTSAEVFSYLSSEKQQEIVENITDEEIRHIIDEMFIDDTVDFIEEMPANIVDKILQNTSSDTRKLINQFLKYPENSAGSVMTVEYVSLKSDMNIGQALNHIKKVGIDNETIDICYIIDNQRKLVGFISLKSLIFLDDILPLIDAMETNVISAITTDDQEFIASQFRKYDLTSMPVVDNEVRLVGIITIDDVVDVIDQENTEDFQKMAAMNPSDEEYLKESVFSLAKHRIIWLLVLMISATATGIIIRRYEEVLQSVVILAAFIPMLMDTGGNAGSQSSTLIIRGIALGEIQLKDIGKILWKEFRVSLIVGVTLAVVNFLRIYFIDRAGLTISLVVCASLLFTVVIAKVVGGVLPIMAKAFKLDPAIMASPLITTIVDACALVVYFGLSTHFLNLA